From Heliomicrobium modesticaldum Ice1, a single genomic window includes:
- a CDS encoding branched-chain amino acid ABC transporter permease, with amino-acid sequence MLLLQQIINGVMQGSIYALVAIGYSLVFGLLNLLNLAHGELFMLSGFIGLFLMTYFDLPLWLSLPLTMLSAGAIGVAVEALCFRPIKKEYHLAPIVSTIAFGSVMVNSMVNLVGSEPQVFPSHVDIPDIALGGLLISGSQMVSFVIAATLMVFLSYIVEKTKLGRGIRAMAENEKAAQILGVDVRKTVMITFFISAALAGIAGILVGLRFGKLSPFIGATIGLKALAVMVIGGLGNIYGAMLAGILLGVLEAATVVIPGLSPYVDAVIWGFLVFILLFKPTGLLGTRVQTERV; translated from the coding sequence GTGCTTCTGCTCCAGCAGATCATAAATGGCGTTATGCAGGGCAGCATCTATGCCCTCGTCGCTATCGGTTACTCCCTGGTCTTCGGCCTGTTGAACCTGCTCAACCTGGCCCATGGGGAGTTGTTCATGCTGTCCGGTTTTATCGGGCTCTTCCTGATGACCTACTTTGACCTTCCTCTGTGGCTCTCGCTCCCCCTGACGATGCTCTCTGCCGGCGCTATCGGCGTCGCTGTTGAAGCGCTTTGTTTTCGCCCCATCAAAAAGGAGTACCACCTGGCGCCCATCGTCAGCACCATCGCTTTCGGCTCGGTAATGGTCAACAGCATGGTCAACCTGGTCGGTTCAGAACCGCAGGTCTTCCCTTCCCACGTTGACATCCCGGACATCGCTCTCGGCGGCCTGCTGATCAGCGGTTCTCAAATGGTCAGTTTCGTCATCGCTGCCACCTTGATGGTCTTCCTCTCCTACATCGTAGAAAAAACGAAACTCGGTCGGGGAATCCGGGCGATGGCAGAAAATGAAAAAGCTGCCCAGATCCTCGGTGTCGATGTGCGCAAGACGGTCATGATCACCTTCTTCATCTCCGCTGCGCTGGCCGGCATTGCCGGCATCTTGGTGGGGTTGCGCTTCGGCAAGCTGAGCCCCTTCATCGGCGCCACCATCGGCCTGAAGGCGCTGGCTGTCATGGTCATCGGCGGTCTTGGCAACATCTACGGCGCCATGCTGGCCGGCATCCTCCTGGGTGTCTTGGAAGCGGCTACTGTTGTCATCCCCGGTCTTTCTCCCTATGTGGATGCCGTCATCTGGGGATTCCTCGTCTTTATCCTGCTCTTTAAGCCGACAGGCCTCTTGGGCACACGAGTCCAGACAGAAAGGGTGTGA
- a CDS encoding (Fe-S)-binding protein, protein MNGINAAAFCGLLAVVGGYTYYEISRRYRYTQFGKAEDRWDRSNERLHAVFTHVLGQKKVLHDPISGGLHLLIMWGFLVLGLGVVNMVVEGFFSHPLPGVGDNPAYLWIKDLFLVLVAVGVIGSLLRRTVFKPERLENSGEAFLILAFILIIVTSEALSHGAQFVAGEGVEKMAYAPVAALASKLFAGYEPEQAEKAFWFFWWLHFITMFAFAVLIPRSKHLHLLFAPLNVYWKSLEPKGALRKVDFEDESVESYGAVKMEDFTWKELFDAYTCVQCGRCTDQCPAYQTGKPLNPKALHVTLRSHIDEKGPLLDKIHKQRSAAKGVGQGRAGAEEVAAAAEGVLTEGEQAIMEKKVTGEIFSEDFFWSCTTCRGCMEACPVSNEHIPKLVEMRRYMVLTESDFPEDVQRTFNNMEKQGNPWGLPKGRRGEWAEGLGVPTLDEAPEAEYLFYVGCAGSFDDRARKVTLSLARLLQRAGLSFAILGGDEWCCGETARRMGNEYLYQEMAMTNVETWKELKVSKIITACPHCYNTIKNEYPQFGGNFDVIHHTVLLEQLVREGKLKPTKPVDMTVTFHDSCYLGRYNEIYGPPRNVLTAIGGIKVAEMPRSLEKSFCCGAGGGRMWMEEHLGSRINENRTDEALQTGAEVICSACPYCLTMLTDGCKAREAEERVQTLDLVELLERSL, encoded by the coding sequence ATGAACGGAATCAACGCAGCGGCTTTTTGCGGCCTCCTCGCAGTCGTCGGCGGTTACACCTACTATGAGATCAGCCGCCGCTATCGCTACACCCAGTTTGGCAAGGCGGAAGATCGCTGGGATCGTTCCAATGAGCGGTTACATGCGGTGTTCACTCATGTATTGGGGCAAAAAAAGGTGCTGCACGATCCGATTTCCGGTGGTCTGCACCTGTTGATCATGTGGGGATTTCTCGTCCTCGGCCTCGGCGTGGTCAATATGGTGGTCGAAGGGTTTTTCTCCCACCCCCTTCCCGGGGTGGGAGACAACCCCGCCTATCTGTGGATCAAAGATCTCTTTCTTGTGCTCGTCGCTGTCGGCGTCATCGGCAGCCTTTTGCGGCGGACCGTCTTTAAGCCGGAGCGCTTGGAAAACAGCGGCGAGGCTTTTCTGATCCTGGCCTTTATCCTGATCATCGTCACCAGTGAAGCCCTATCGCATGGCGCTCAGTTTGTGGCGGGTGAAGGCGTCGAAAAAATGGCCTATGCGCCGGTGGCCGCCTTGGCGTCCAAACTCTTTGCCGGCTATGAACCGGAGCAGGCAGAAAAGGCTTTTTGGTTCTTCTGGTGGCTGCACTTTATCACCATGTTCGCTTTTGCCGTCCTGATTCCCCGATCCAAACATCTGCATCTCCTCTTTGCACCTCTAAATGTTTACTGGAAGTCTTTGGAGCCAAAAGGGGCTTTGCGCAAGGTCGACTTTGAAGACGAGTCGGTAGAATCCTATGGTGCGGTCAAAATGGAGGACTTCACTTGGAAAGAGCTTTTTGACGCCTACACCTGTGTCCAGTGCGGTCGCTGCACCGATCAGTGTCCTGCCTATCAGACAGGGAAACCGCTCAACCCGAAGGCGCTTCATGTGACGTTGCGCAGCCATATCGACGAAAAAGGCCCCTTGTTGGACAAGATTCATAAGCAAAGGTCGGCTGCCAAGGGCGTTGGGCAAGGAAGGGCAGGCGCTGAAGAGGTTGCAGCGGCAGCCGAGGGCGTCCTCACCGAGGGCGAGCAGGCGATTATGGAGAAAAAAGTGACCGGTGAGATCTTCAGCGAAGATTTCTTTTGGAGCTGCACCACCTGCCGGGGCTGCATGGAGGCTTGCCCGGTCAGCAATGAGCATATCCCTAAACTGGTAGAGATGCGCCGCTACATGGTCCTGACGGAGAGCGACTTTCCTGAGGATGTGCAACGGACTTTTAACAACATGGAAAAACAAGGAAATCCTTGGGGCTTGCCTAAGGGACGACGCGGCGAATGGGCAGAGGGTCTGGGAGTGCCCACCTTGGACGAAGCGCCGGAGGCGGAATACCTCTTCTATGTAGGTTGTGCCGGCTCTTTTGACGATCGCGCCCGCAAGGTGACCTTGTCCCTTGCTCGCCTGTTGCAACGGGCCGGTCTATCCTTCGCCATTTTAGGCGGCGATGAGTGGTGCTGCGGCGAAACGGCTCGCCGGATGGGCAATGAGTATCTCTACCAGGAGATGGCCATGACCAATGTGGAGACTTGGAAAGAGTTGAAGGTCAGCAAGATCATCACCGCCTGCCCGCACTGCTACAACACCATCAAAAACGAATACCCTCAATTTGGCGGAAATTTTGACGTGATCCATCACACGGTGCTGTTGGAGCAACTGGTACGGGAAGGAAAACTGAAACCGACCAAGCCTGTCGATATGACGGTCACCTTTCATGACTCCTGTTACTTAGGCCGCTATAATGAGATCTATGGGCCGCCTCGCAACGTCCTTACCGCCATCGGCGGGATCAAGGTGGCGGAGATGCCGCGCAGTCTGGAAAAGTCCTTCTGCTGTGGCGCTGGCGGCGGCCGCATGTGGATGGAAGAACACCTGGGCAGCCGCATCAATGAAAACCGCACTGACGAAGCGCTGCAAACAGGGGCGGAAGTGATCTGCTCGGCTTGCCCCTACTGCTTGACTATGCTGACGGACGGCTGCAAAGCCCGGGAGGCGGAAGAACGGGTGCAGACGCTCGACCTGGTGGAGCTGCTGGAACGAAGTCTCTAG
- a CDS encoding ABC transporter substrate-binding protein — MISLNKRSFARMIGGMSILSLLTATMLAGCGGGSSSTAKTGGGSAGSSSGNVVKIGALVDKSGKGADWGKKNEIAARIAVDEINAAGGINGAKIELVVKDTGGKNEDAVNLTRTLADEGVAAIVGPFFSGECEVAFPQANKLGVPIISPSSAKAGVSEKNRPWAFRNSMTDDKLLRDATPLFVKAYNVKTVAVIHDEKDAWSKAVGSTDLPREFKAAGVNIVNEGNYLTYKTGETNFAAIVTQIKTMNPDAIAFGGLYNEAASFAKEMERQGLKKPVLGGVGMYSAALIQQGGKAVEDFVATSCFNVYADNPRVKSFVDKFKPEAAKITPADDLPGSFEAQFYETFYMISNVLKKANKNGSTPVADLRNTIKDGLANLKDFEGLTGKTSIDDKGDGIKASYPMVVKNGKYEVLK; from the coding sequence ATGATTTCGTTGAACAAGCGTTCTTTCGCCCGCATGATCGGCGGAATGTCCATCCTGTCCCTTTTGACGGCAACGATGCTTGCCGGTTGCGGTGGTGGGAGCAGTTCAACGGCCAAAACTGGTGGCGGTTCAGCCGGCAGCAGTTCCGGCAATGTGGTCAAGATCGGCGCCCTCGTCGACAAGTCGGGGAAAGGCGCCGACTGGGGAAAGAAGAATGAGATCGCCGCCAGAATCGCCGTCGACGAGATCAACGCGGCCGGTGGCATCAACGGCGCCAAGATCGAACTGGTCGTCAAAGACACAGGCGGGAAAAACGAGGATGCCGTCAACCTGACGCGCACCCTCGCCGATGAAGGCGTGGCCGCCATCGTGGGACCCTTTTTCAGCGGTGAATGCGAGGTGGCCTTTCCCCAGGCCAACAAACTGGGTGTCCCCATCATCTCCCCTTCCTCGGCAAAAGCCGGCGTCTCCGAAAAGAACCGCCCTTGGGCTTTCCGCAACAGCATGACCGACGACAAACTGCTCCGTGACGCGACACCGCTTTTTGTCAAAGCCTACAACGTCAAGACGGTAGCCGTGATCCATGACGAGAAGGACGCCTGGTCCAAGGCGGTCGGCTCGACCGATCTCCCCCGCGAGTTCAAGGCCGCCGGTGTGAACATCGTCAACGAGGGCAACTACCTGACCTACAAGACCGGTGAGACCAATTTCGCCGCCATCGTCACCCAGATCAAGACGATGAATCCCGACGCCATCGCCTTCGGCGGTCTCTACAACGAAGCGGCCAGTTTCGCCAAGGAGATGGAGCGCCAGGGCCTCAAAAAACCGGTTCTCGGCGGCGTGGGCATGTATTCGGCGGCGCTGATCCAGCAAGGCGGCAAGGCGGTCGAGGACTTTGTCGCCACCTCCTGCTTTAACGTCTATGCCGATAATCCTCGGGTAAAGTCTTTCGTCGATAAGTTCAAGCCGGAGGCCGCCAAGATCACCCCTGCCGATGACCTGCCTGGCAGCTTTGAGGCCCAGTTCTATGAGACCTTCTATATGATCAGCAATGTCCTCAAAAAAGCGAACAAAAACGGCAGCACCCCTGTCGCCGATCTGCGCAACACCATCAAAGATGGCCTGGCCAACCTCAAAGACTTTGAGGGACTCACCGGCAAAACCAGCATCGACGACAAGGGCGACGGCATCAAGGCCAGCTACCCCATGGTCGTCAAAAACGGCAAATATGAAGTGTTGAAGTAA
- a CDS encoding electron transfer flavoprotein subunit alpha/FixB family protein: MAKVWVVPEIQDQKLKKISLEMINLARRLGEVEAFLIGDGVSALAAELGNYGVSKVIVAEQADLKTYTTAKYARVLAEGIKREQPEIVLIGNTATGLDLAPRVAQRVGAGQISDVIDYVEGNFIRPIYAGKAFQKVSPAAYPLIVTVRPNVFPVAEATGGTAVVEKAEVSLTSDDLRVLVREVVRQVSSRPELTEADIIVSGGRAMKSGENFRILEELADVLGAAVGASRAAVDAGWRPHQDQVGQTGKTVSPTLYIAAGISGAIQHLAGMSGSKVIVAINKDPEANIFKVADYGIVGDLFEVIPLLTAECKRLRNVEQAG, encoded by the coding sequence ATGGCAAAGGTCTGGGTCGTACCGGAAATACAGGACCAAAAACTGAAAAAAATCAGTCTTGAAATGATCAACCTGGCCCGCCGGTTGGGCGAGGTAGAGGCCTTCTTAATCGGAGATGGCGTCTCAGCCTTAGCAGCGGAACTAGGCAACTACGGCGTGAGCAAGGTGATTGTGGCCGAGCAGGCTGATTTGAAGACCTATACGACGGCCAAGTACGCCCGTGTGCTGGCCGAAGGGATCAAACGGGAACAACCGGAAATCGTCTTGATCGGCAACACAGCCACTGGTTTAGATCTGGCACCTCGGGTGGCCCAACGGGTCGGCGCCGGCCAGATCAGCGACGTCATCGACTATGTGGAGGGGAACTTCATCCGCCCCATTTATGCCGGCAAGGCCTTTCAAAAAGTCAGCCCTGCTGCCTACCCGCTGATCGTGACGGTGCGGCCTAATGTCTTCCCCGTCGCCGAAGCGACAGGGGGAACGGCTGTCGTGGAAAAGGCAGAAGTATCGCTCACCTCAGATGACTTGCGGGTCCTCGTTCGTGAAGTGGTCCGTCAGGTTTCCAGCCGTCCGGAACTGACAGAAGCCGACATCATCGTTTCGGGCGGGCGGGCGATGAAGAGTGGAGAAAACTTCCGCATCCTTGAAGAACTGGCCGATGTGTTGGGCGCTGCCGTCGGCGCATCTCGGGCCGCCGTCGACGCCGGTTGGCGTCCTCATCAAGACCAGGTGGGGCAGACTGGGAAAACCGTCTCTCCGACGCTCTACATCGCTGCCGGCATCTCCGGAGCGATCCAACACCTGGCCGGGATGAGCGGATCCAAGGTGATCGTCGCCATCAACAAAGACCCGGAGGCCAACATCTTCAAAGTGGCTGACTATGGCATCGTAGGCGACCTTTTTGAGGTGATTCCCTTGCTGACAGCGGAGTGTAAGCGCCTTCGGAACGTGGAGCAGGCAGGATGA
- a CDS encoding ABC transporter ATP-binding protein translates to MMETIIKVSNLSVSYGPIQALRGIDIEVRQGETVTLIGANGAGKTTLLQTLSGLLKPREGTIELFGENIGRKPPHERVKMGLIHVPEGRAILGRMSVEDNLLMGAYCRDDEKEIQEDMEKIYNLFPILREHARLPARTLSGGQQQMLAIGRGLMARPKVMMLDEPSLGLAPIVIGEIFSIIRSLRERGITVLLVEQNAKQALKVADRGYVLENGRITHADTGINLLHSEEVLKAYLGA, encoded by the coding sequence ATGATGGAGACGATCATCAAGGTGTCCAACCTGTCTGTGTCTTACGGTCCTATCCAGGCGCTGCGGGGAATCGACATAGAAGTCCGCCAGGGAGAAACGGTGACCCTGATCGGCGCCAACGGCGCTGGAAAGACGACATTGCTGCAGACGCTGTCTGGCCTTTTGAAGCCGAGGGAGGGGACAATTGAGCTCTTTGGCGAAAATATCGGACGGAAACCGCCTCATGAGCGGGTGAAGATGGGGCTGATCCACGTTCCCGAGGGCCGGGCTATCCTGGGTCGCATGTCTGTTGAAGACAACCTGCTCATGGGCGCCTACTGCCGCGATGATGAGAAGGAGATTCAGGAGGATATGGAGAAGATCTACAATCTCTTCCCGATCCTGCGAGAGCATGCCCGCTTGCCGGCTCGAACCCTTTCCGGCGGGCAGCAACAGATGCTGGCCATCGGGCGCGGCCTGATGGCTCGGCCGAAGGTGATGATGCTGGACGAACCCTCCCTAGGACTGGCGCCCATCGTCATCGGCGAGATTTTCTCGATCATCCGCTCCCTTCGTGAGCGCGGGATCACCGTACTGCTGGTGGAGCAGAATGCCAAACAGGCCCTTAAGGTTGCCGATCGCGGCTATGTGCTGGAGAACGGCCGGATCACCCACGCCGATACAGGCATCAATCTTCTCCACAGCGAGGAAGTCCTCAAAGCCTACTTGGGGGCTTAA
- a CDS encoding nitroreductase family protein, translated as MELWSAIEERRSIRKYKPEEPSLAVLQKVIAAGLWAPSNMNVQPWHFVIVRGEKRAELLEVIRRSGQAILPKLERIFADKPKVIKFTLDFFQDLGKAPILIFCYGPEACAPPSGDLTLSERRVANFEYATNLQSVAAAIQNILLAAHAEGLGTCWMTGPLHVADEVNERLGISGKELVAVITLGYPDQSPPKPPRKPGRVEWLGFDVCDPAKA; from the coding sequence ATGGAGCTGTGGTCAGCCATTGAAGAAAGAAGAAGCATCCGCAAATATAAGCCGGAAGAGCCTTCTTTAGCGGTGCTGCAAAAGGTCATCGCGGCAGGGCTTTGGGCGCCGTCGAACATGAATGTGCAGCCTTGGCATTTCGTCATCGTCCGCGGAGAAAAGCGGGCAGAACTGCTGGAGGTGATCCGCCGCTCCGGCCAGGCGATCCTGCCTAAGTTGGAACGGATCTTTGCCGATAAGCCCAAGGTGATCAAGTTTACGCTAGACTTTTTTCAAGACCTGGGCAAAGCGCCGATTCTCATCTTCTGCTACGGTCCAGAAGCCTGTGCGCCGCCGTCGGGCGATCTGACCCTGTCAGAGCGGCGAGTGGCCAACTTCGAGTACGCCACCAACCTGCAGAGCGTGGCTGCAGCGATCCAAAATATACTGCTCGCCGCCCACGCAGAAGGTCTGGGAACGTGCTGGATGACTGGACCGCTCCATGTGGCTGATGAGGTGAATGAGCGCCTCGGCATCTCCGGCAAGGAACTGGTTGCCGTGATCACCCTCGGCTATCCCGATCAGTCGCCGCCAAAGCCGCCACGCAAGCCGGGACGGGTAGAATGGCTCGGCTTTGACGTCTGTGATCCCGCGAAAGCATAG
- a CDS encoding ABC transporter substrate-binding protein: MISLNKRSVARMIGGMSILSLLTATMLAGCGGGSSPTAKTGSGSAGTNSDNVLKIGVLVDKTGKGADWGKKSEIAARIAVDEINGAGGINGAKIELIVKDTGGKNEEAVNLTRILADEGVAAIVGPFFSGECEVAFPQANKLNVPIISPSSAKAGVSEKNRPWAFRNSMTDDKLLRDATPLFVKAYNVKTVAVIYDEKDALSKALGTTDLPREFKAAGVNIVNEGNYLTYKTGETNFAAIVTQIKAMNPDAIAFGGLYNEAASFAKEMERQGLKKPVLGGNSMYSAALIQQGGKAVEDFVATSCFNVYADNPRVKSFVDKFKPEAAKITPADDLPGTVEAQFYETFYMISDILKKANKNGNTPVTDLRNTIKDGLTNLKDFEGLTGKTSIDDKGDGIKASYPMVIKNGKYELLK, from the coding sequence ATGATTTCGTTGAACAAGCGCTCTGTCGCCCGCATGATCGGCGGAATGTCCATCCTGTCCCTTTTGACGGCAACGATGCTTGCCGGTTGCGGTGGTGGGAGCAGTCCAACGGCCAAAACCGGTAGCGGTTCGGCCGGCACCAATTCCGACAATGTGCTCAAGATCGGCGTCCTCGTCGACAAAACGGGTAAAGGCGCCGACTGGGGAAAAAAGAGTGAGATCGCTGCCAGAATCGCCGTCGACGAGATCAACGGGGCCGGTGGCATCAACGGCGCCAAGATCGAACTGATTGTCAAAGACACAGGCGGGAAAAACGAGGAAGCCGTCAACCTGACGCGCATCCTCGCCGATGAAGGCGTGGCCGCCATCGTGGGACCCTTTTTCAGCGGTGAATGCGAGGTGGCCTTTCCCCAGGCCAATAAACTGAACGTCCCCATCATCTCCCCCTCCTCGGCAAAAGCCGGCGTCTCCGAAAAGAACCGCCCCTGGGCTTTCCGCAACAGCATGACCGACGACAAACTGCTCCGTGACGCGACACCGCTTTTTGTCAAAGCCTACAACGTCAAGACGGTGGCCGTGATCTATGACGAGAAGGATGCCTTATCCAAGGCACTCGGCACGACCGATCTCCCCCGCGAGTTCAAGGCCGCCGGTGTGAACATCGTCAACGAGGGCAACTACCTGACCTACAAGACCGGAGAGACCAATTTCGCCGCCATCGTCACCCAGATCAAGGCGATGAACCCCGACGCCATCGCCTTCGGCGGTCTCTACAACGAAGCGGCCAGTTTCGCCAAGGAGATGGAGCGCCAGGGCCTCAAAAAACCGGTTCTCGGCGGCAATAGCATGTATTCGGCGGCGCTGATCCAGCAAGGCGGCAAGGCGGTCGAGGACTTTGTCGCCACCTCCTGCTTTAACGTCTATGCCGATAATCCTCGGGTAAAGTCTTTCGTCGATAAGTTCAAGCCGGAGGCCGCCAAGATCACCCCTGCCGATGACCTGCCTGGCACCGTTGAGGCCCAGTTCTATGAGACCTTCTATATGATCAGCGATATCCTCAAAAAAGCGAACAAAAACGGCAACACCCCTGTCACCGATCTGCGCAACACCATCAAAGATGGCCTGACCAACCTCAAAGACTTTGAGGGACTCACCGGCAAAACCAGCATCGACGACAAGGGCGACGGCATCAAGGCCAGCTACCCCATGGTCATCAAGAACGGCAAATATGAACTGTTGAAGTAA
- a CDS encoding ABC transporter ATP-binding protein translates to MLIVDEVHKSFGGLNVIHEVTFQVPDGVIFSLIGPNGAGKTTLFNMITGIYPIDRGHISYQGTMLNELSPHGITRLGIARTFQNIRLFPHMTVLENVRVGQSLLIGAGLRSLIPGYQRQKEKDLLAEAERLLELLHLEDKKDRYAAELSYGDQRRLEIARAMATGAKLLLLDEPAAGLNPEESQELNRIILKIRDEGHTILLIEHDMSVVMKISDRVAVINFGEKIAEGTPAEVQQNPLVLEAYLGKDDE, encoded by the coding sequence ATGCTGATCGTTGATGAAGTGCATAAGAGCTTTGGCGGATTGAACGTCATTCACGAAGTCACCTTTCAGGTACCGGACGGGGTGATCTTCAGCCTCATCGGTCCCAATGGCGCTGGAAAAACAACCCTATTCAACATGATCACCGGCATCTACCCCATCGACCGCGGTCACATCTCCTACCAGGGGACGATGCTCAATGAACTGAGTCCCCATGGGATCACGCGCTTGGGCATCGCCCGCACCTTTCAGAACATTCGCCTCTTCCCCCATATGACCGTGCTGGAGAACGTGCGCGTCGGCCAGAGCCTGCTCATCGGCGCCGGGTTGCGCAGCCTGATCCCCGGCTACCAACGCCAGAAAGAAAAAGATCTGTTGGCAGAAGCGGAACGGCTGCTCGAACTGCTCCACCTGGAAGACAAAAAAGATCGCTATGCCGCCGAACTCTCCTACGGTGACCAGCGGCGGCTGGAGATCGCCCGAGCGATGGCCACAGGCGCAAAGCTGCTCCTGCTCGATGAGCCGGCTGCCGGCCTAAACCCCGAAGAAAGCCAAGAACTGAACCGGATCATCCTGAAAATCCGCGACGAGGGGCATACGATCCTGCTCATCGAACATGACATGTCGGTCGTCATGAAGATCTCCGACCGGGTCGCCGTGATCAACTTCGGCGAAAAGATCGCTGAAGGGACGCCGGCGGAGGTGCAGCAAAACCCGCTCGTCCTCGAAGCCTACCTGGGAAAGGATGACGAATGA
- a CDS encoding branched-chain amino acid ABC transporter permease, whose translation MEESVLIFAGVNIILAVSLYITLSTGQISLGHGAFMAIGAYVASVMTVNFGVHLYIAMMGAAIASGLVGIAVGFPALRVKGIYLAIGTLGLCEVVEVFFHKFEYTGAASGFSGMSGTTVPLVWAVAALCILFCWQLSRSRMGWAFKAVKEDEVAAQTMGLNITYLKVSAFGMSAAMAGLGGALYAHYIFFIDPAAFGYHTSLLILFYVIFGGAETFWGAALGALILTVLPTFIRGLEEWRFTVYGLLIMAMMAIRPQGLISPETILWLKKSFSRSDSAKGASLVLSHTGSASAAPPVSSETSKTASNKPEGGCGHADR comes from the coding sequence ATGGAAGAATCTGTGCTTATCTTTGCCGGTGTCAATATCATCCTGGCCGTCAGCCTCTATATCACTCTTTCCACCGGTCAGATTTCCCTCGGCCATGGCGCCTTCATGGCCATCGGCGCCTACGTCGCTTCTGTCATGACCGTCAATTTTGGAGTGCACCTCTATATTGCCATGATGGGCGCCGCCATAGCCAGCGGCCTCGTCGGCATTGCCGTCGGTTTCCCTGCGCTGCGGGTGAAAGGCATCTATCTGGCCATCGGCACATTGGGCCTTTGTGAAGTCGTAGAAGTCTTTTTTCACAAGTTTGAATACACCGGCGCGGCTTCCGGTTTCAGCGGCATGAGCGGCACCACCGTTCCCCTCGTCTGGGCTGTGGCGGCGCTCTGTATCCTCTTTTGCTGGCAACTCAGCCGTTCCCGCATGGGCTGGGCCTTCAAAGCCGTCAAGGAAGATGAAGTGGCTGCCCAAACAATGGGTCTCAACATCACCTACCTGAAGGTGTCTGCTTTCGGCATGAGCGCCGCCATGGCTGGCCTCGGCGGCGCCCTCTATGCCCACTATATCTTCTTCATCGATCCCGCCGCCTTCGGCTACCACACCTCTTTGTTGATCCTCTTCTACGTCATCTTTGGCGGCGCTGAGACCTTTTGGGGCGCCGCGCTAGGCGCTTTAATCCTGACGGTGCTCCCTACGTTCATCCGGGGGCTAGAAGAATGGCGCTTTACCGTTTACGGCCTGCTGATCATGGCCATGATGGCGATCCGCCCCCAGGGCCTGATCTCTCCGGAGACAATCCTTTGGTTGAAAAAAAGCTTTTCTCGTTCCGACAGCGCCAAGGGCGCTTCACTGGTCCTGTCCCATACCGGCTCTGCCTCAGCAGCCCCTCCTGTGTCTTCCGAAACATCAAAAACGGCATCCAACAAACCTGAGGGAGGATGCGGCCATGCTGATCGTTGA